In Candidatus Paracaedibacteraceae bacterium, the genomic stretch TTACCAACTCGCACAGATTGTTGGCGATAACTCCCTGGCGCAGACTTATCACCATCCCCTGTCATCATGAGTGTTTCATGGGCTTTTAAAATGACACGTGACACTAATGGGTAATTTTGATCCTTAATTAGAGATAGTGCTTCATCGAGAGCATTTTTATAGTTTAAAACCAGCTGAGTTTCTTTGCTGGGCTTTGTGTCTGTTAATGGGGCTGTAAAAACTTCCATTAACGTTGTGTGGATTCCTTCAATTTCCGATGATATCAGAGCTTCCTTGATTACGTAGGCTTTGATGAATCGCTGAAGATTAGGTAATCTTCCACCCATTTCATTAAGTTGCCCCAGGGCAAAGCTGGCTTCACTAAGTAATGTTATAATCTCGGGGGGTAATTGTAAATCAGGATCCTTAGGTGGTAAGGAATAGGGAATGAAATACTTTACATCTCCGAGTTGTTGATAAAATCCAGTTTCACGCATAATCGTTATTTCAATTTAGGGTGCTATCCTGAAATAAGAATATCATTTTCCTATTCTTATTTCAACTTAGGTACCTAAACTGAAATAAGAAGGTTAAAAATTTGGCCTTATTTCAGTTTAGAGGGCTATCTTGAAATAACGATATCATTTTAAGGGGGCTTATTTCAACTTAGGTGTCTAAACTGAAATAAGGATGATCAATATCCCAGAGTTTTGGCTTCAATGCGCTTTAATTCATCACGCAAACGAGCCGCTTCTTCAAATTCAAGGTTTGATGCGGCTTCTCGCATTCGTTTTTCAAGGTCTTTCATATGATTTTCCAGACGTTTTCCTGTTAACTCAACTGTTTCGTTATCAATCTCAACCGTTAGATGATCGGATTCATAAACACTTTGCAAAACATCTCGGATTGACTTTTTAATAGATTCCGGCGTGATGCCATGAGCAGTATTATAAGCCTGTTGACGTTCACGGCGGCGATTGGTTTCTGTTAAGGCTTCTTGCATGGATTTTGTAACCCGATCCGCATATAAAATCACACGTCCATTCACGTTACGCGCAGCACGACCAATAGTCTGAATCAAAGATGTTTTTGATCTGAGGTATCCTTCCTTATCTGCATCAAGAATGGCAACAAGACCGCATTCAGGAATATCAAGTCCTTCTCGAAGTAAGTTAATCCCAATCAAAACATCAAAAATACCAAGGCGCAAATCTCGGATGATTTCAATACGCTCTAAAACCTCAATGTCTGAGTGCATATACCGCACTTTGAGGCCTGCATCATTAAGATATTCTGTTAAGGCTTCGGCCATTTTTTTGGTGAGGGTCGTGATCAAAACACGCTGCCCTTCTTTGATCACCGATTGACATTCAGCAATTAAGTCATCAATTTGATGCTCACAGGGGCGAACCACACAAACAGGATCAATAAGTCCCGTTGGCCGAATAATTTGTTCGGCAAACACACCTTGAGTTTTATCTAACTCCCAAGGGCCCGGTGTGGCAGAAACAAACACAGTCTGTGGGCGAAGGTTTTCCCACTCTTCAAATTTCAAAGGCCTGTTGTCTGCACAGGATGGCAAGCGAAAACCATATTCACTCAAGGTCGTTTTGCGGGCTCGGTCTCCTTTGTACATGCCATTGATCTGAGGAACGGTCACATGGCTTTCGTCGATAATTAACAAGGCATCTTTTGGTAAGTATTCAAATAGTGTTGGCGGTGGTTCGCCCGGTGCCCTGCCCGTCAAATAACGGGAATAATTTTCGATTCCCGGACAAGTCCCTGTTGCCGCCATCATTTCAATATCAAATTTGATCCGTTGTTCTAGACGCTGTGCTTCAAGCAGTTTATTCTGCGCATTAAATTCCTTAAGACGATTATCCAGTTCCACATGGATATGTTTAATCGCTTGTTGGATGGTTGGCCCCGGTGTCACATAGTGGCTGTTGGCAAAAACTCGAATTTGCTCAAGGTTCGCGTATTTTTCGCCAGTCAATGCATCCATTTCTGTAATCGATTCTATCTCATTGCCAAAGAAACTGAGACGCCAAGCTCGATCTTCATAATGGGATGGAAATATTTCCAAAACATCACCACGAACGCGAAAGGTTCCACGTGTGAATGACAAATCATTGCGTTTATAGTGCAATTCAATCAACTGGCGCATAACGTCATTGCGTTCAATATATTGTCCGACTTTTAAGGGAATGATCATCCCGCTATAGCTTTCAACGCCGCCAATACCATAAATACAGGATACACTGGCAACGATAATTACATCACGACGCTCCAACAATGCCCGAGTTGCTGAATGGCGCATCCGATCGATTTGTTCATTGATTGATGCTTCTTTTTCAATATACGTATCGGTGCGAGGGACATAGGCTTCGGGCTGATAATAATCATAATAAGAGACGAAATACTCAACTGCATTATTTGGAAAGAATTCTTTCATCTCCGCATAAAGCTGTGCCGCCAACGTTTTATTCGGTGCTAAAATCAAAGCAGGTTTTTGGGTTTTGGCAATGACATGAGCCATGGTAAAAGTTTTACCAGACCCTGTGACGCCCAAAAGGATCTGATCTTTTTCACCGTTCAGAACCCCTTGGGTTAATTCAGCAATTGCTGTCGGCTGATCGCCAGCGGGTTGATAGTCAGACACAACCTCAAGCGGTTTCGATTCTGTAAAATTTTTATCATATAGAAGAGGGAGTATTGTCATAACTATAGGGGAAATAAAACTTCTTTGTTCAGAGAATAGCAGATAATCCCCCATTATACTTCAAAAAATGATAGGATTGATTTGCTAATTCTATATAGTTTTTACCCTGTTAAGCCCTAGAATCTATAATTAAATTGGATTGAGACAGCATGAGTATGGTATTTGATTTTCCCTCGCAATTCACCTTTTAAGAATTGAGTCGGAATATTGTTAATAGCACGTCTTACAGCATCATCATCCGCAATTATTTCCGGAAGTACAGGCGTAGAACCTTTGCTATAGTTCACGTTTCCTTTTTTGTTATATCGATATCCATACCCTAAAGTCCAATCTAAATCAGAGGTTGCGTGATAAGTTGCTCCAATAGAATATAGATCAGATCGAGTACTCGGGAAATAAACACTAGCATTGGATTTTCTCGTTAAACCTTGACTATATCGATAACCTAAGCGGAAAGAAAATAATTCATTTAGCTTAATGGACGCCCCTAAACCGGCTGCAAACGCATTGTGCCAATCAAGATTAAAATTATCATTATAGTTTACATTGTCATCGACTGATATAATGCTAATCCCTTTTTTCTTGTTCCAATTTGTAAACGACATATCAGCAAAGAGTGTCCATGTATCATCAACAATAACAGAGGTATTGAGATTGAATTTTGATGGGAAATACACTGTACTTTGTGTCATGAACGTTGAGTATCCATGAGCAAGATAATCATTTGACGGGATTAAGTTTGTATATGCTTTTGCTTTTCCTGCCATTTGCGATTGATAGGAAAATCCAATATTCCATCGCGGTGACAATTTGGCAAGTAATCCTGCTGTCCAACCTACTGTCCAATTTTTTGCAGAACTATGAACGATTGTTGTTGGAAGAAAGAAGTCATCCGCTAAACCTGGATCGATAGTAAACCCATCAGAAACCATAAATCGTCTTGAATGGGATAACTCAAAATGCTGAAGTTGCAGACCTGCCCCCACACTGAACATATCAAAAGGTGAGTATGATATTGAAGGGGTTATATTAACAGTTTTTAATTTTGTCCTGATAATATGACCGGTTAGGACTGAGTCTTGACCAAAAGATGTTCGCCCCCCAAAAGGAGAATGAATAATAATACCAACCTTTAGATCTTTGTGAGCATTAGAAATAATACCAATTGTCGGAATGAACTGGTTTTTCCGGCTTTTTGCTGAGCCCGTAAACTCATTACCATAGAAAATGATCCCTTCATCATCCGCACCACTGCCGTCATCATCTTCCGCTTCAAGTCTTGGAATTGATGCCGTACCGGTAAATTTTTTTCGATATAATAATAATGAAAAATTTCCTGCAATTTGGTGCTGCGTTGCAAGTCCCATGGATGCAGGATTAGCATAAATAGACAAAGCATCACTCTCCACGCCATGACATGGATTCGCCAGATTAGAACTCCAAATTTCTTGGGGAGCAATAGTGAATCCAGCATGAGCTGAGGATAATAGAGGGAACAACAGTAAAGCAACTGAACGACGAAAACTTCTTTCCATAACCAAACGCCCAACGTTTATCACAACTGTAATTATAATTTTAATCTAATTAACATGATTCTCGTCAATTACAAATTGAAGTTATTAACAACGGTCAGTAATTTTATCCCCCCTTGTTTTGCCAACCTGAAACTTAACCAGCAATGAAAAAGTTGACCGTTGGCTATCGCAAAAATTCCCCGTTAAAATTCTTTCACAACACGCGCTAGTGTCAAAACAAAAACGCGATCAGCCCCTGATTTCTTAAGGGTTTTCGTACAAGCATCTATCGTTGCACCTGTTGTCCAAACATCGTCGATCAACACAACCGTTTTTCCTTTGATGATATCAGGATTGATCACCTCAAAAGCTTGTTTAACATTCTTCTTACGTTCTTTAATTGTTTTATGCCCCTGAGATTGAGTTGCTTTTTTTCGTATAAGGCAATTTGTTAGTACGGGCCTATCAACCAAGGATGACACAGCTCGCGCTAAGAGCGTTGCCTGATTATACTGTCGCTTGAATAATCGCCAACGATGAAGCGGGACTGGCATAATATAATCAGCAGCCTGAAAAAACTCTTGTCCGACTGATTTTAAGAAGGGTGCTAAACATCGGGATAAATGTGTCGCATCGGAATGCTTGAATCGAAGCACCAGATCTCGACTTAATCCTGAATAAGTAAAAACAGATCGACCTGAGTCAAAAACAGGAGGATTTGCTAAACATGGGACACACATTAGTTGATCTGCAGCAAAAGCAAGAGGTGTTCCACAACAGTTACAAAGGGGTTTCTGGATAAAGGTAATAGCATTCCAGCAATCAGCACATAAAAGATGGGGCGTAACAGATTCTTGGCGGCAACTTGGGCAAACAGACGGAAGGATTATGTTGACAATAAAATTATAAACCTTTTGAATTTGCTCTTTTATTGAATTTATCAAAGGATTAATCTAGAGTTATAGGGTTAATATAAAGAGTATCTGTCTATGAAAAAGTTTATTCTAGGGGCTTTTGCCTTGTCAATGATATCCGCCTGTGACGCACGTCGCAATCAACCGTTACCACAGGATACAGTTGTTAACTCAGATAAAAAAGAAGCCGAAGTTGTCATCTATACATCGGATCTATGTAGCTGGTGTACAAGCGCAAAAGATATTCTGAACGAACAGAAAATTGCTTACCGCGAAATTAATGTTCGTGGTAATAAAAAACTAATTGACGAAATGGAAGCCAAAACCGGAAAAAGAACTGTGCCCCAAATCGTCATTAATGGTGAACATATTGGAAGTTACCTGTCCCTGGCATCTGAAAGCATGTCCGGTGATCTAGACAAGCGTCTGGGACGGGACAAAAAGGAAGCTTAATGTTATTTAAACTGTTTCGACTGGGGACAATTATCATTGTCTCCCTTATTTTTATTTTTAAATTTTTTAATCACGATCAACCCCAAGATTTACCTGTTGTCGCTATTACACAAATCATTAGTCATAAAACATTAGACACTGTTCGCGATGGCTTAATTAAGGGTCTTGAAAAACAAGGGCTTGTTGATGGGAAAACAGTAAAAATTATTTATGATAATGCTCATGGAAATACCAGTGTTGCTGCCCAAATAACAAAGAAATTTATAGCACTCCCCCCGAAAGTGATCGTTGCCTTATCGACAACCAGTGCCCAATTATTGATGAAACCTGCCCAAGATGCCGGTATCCCTTTAGTTTTTTCTGCTGTCACAGACCCC encodes the following:
- the uvrB gene encoding excinuclease ABC subunit UvrB; this encodes MTILPLLYDKNFTESKPLEVVSDYQPAGDQPTAIAELTQGVLNGEKDQILLGVTGSGKTFTMAHVIAKTQKPALILAPNKTLAAQLYAEMKEFFPNNAVEYFVSYYDYYQPEAYVPRTDTYIEKEASINEQIDRMRHSATRALLERRDVIIVASVSCIYGIGGVESYSGMIIPLKVGQYIERNDVMRQLIELHYKRNDLSFTRGTFRVRGDVLEIFPSHYEDRAWRLSFFGNEIESITEMDALTGEKYANLEQIRVFANSHYVTPGPTIQQAIKHIHVELDNRLKEFNAQNKLLEAQRLEQRIKFDIEMMAATGTCPGIENYSRYLTGRAPGEPPPTLFEYLPKDALLIIDESHVTVPQINGMYKGDRARKTTLSEYGFRLPSCADNRPLKFEEWENLRPQTVFVSATPGPWELDKTQGVFAEQIIRPTGLIDPVCVVRPCEHQIDDLIAECQSVIKEGQRVLITTLTKKMAEALTEYLNDAGLKVRYMHSDIEVLERIEIIRDLRLGIFDVLIGINLLREGLDIPECGLVAILDADKEGYLRSKTSLIQTIGRAARNVNGRVILYADRVTKSMQEALTETNRRRERQQAYNTAHGITPESIKKSIRDVLQSVYESDHLTVEIDNETVELTGKRLENHMKDLEKRMREAASNLEFEEAARLRDELKRIEAKTLGY
- a CDS encoding outer membrane protein transport protein, with the protein product MERSFRRSVALLLFPLLSSAHAGFTIAPQEIWSSNLANPCHGVESDALSIYANPASMGLATQHQIAGNFSLLLYRKKFTGTASIPRLEAEDDDGSGADDEGIIFYGNEFTGSAKSRKNQFIPTIGIISNAHKDLKVGIIIHSPFGGRTSFGQDSVLTGHIIRTKLKTVNITPSISYSPFDMFSVGAGLQLQHFELSHSRRFMVSDGFTIDPGLADDFFLPTTIVHSSAKNWTVGWTAGLLAKLSPRWNIGFSYQSQMAGKAKAYTNLIPSNDYLAHGYSTFMTQSTVYFPSKFNLNTSVIVDDTWTLFADMSFTNWNKKKGISIISVDDNVNYNDNFNLDWHNAFAAGLGASIKLNELFSFRLGYRYSQGLTRKSNASVYFPSTRSDLYSIGATYHATSDLDWTLGYGYRYNKKGNVNYSKGSTPVLPEIIADDDAVRRAINNIPTQFLKGELRGKIKYHTHAVSIQFNYRF
- a CDS encoding ComF family protein — protein: MINSIKEQIQKVYNFIVNIILPSVCPSCRQESVTPHLLCADCWNAITFIQKPLCNCCGTPLAFAADQLMCVPCLANPPVFDSGRSVFTYSGLSRDLVLRFKHSDATHLSRCLAPFLKSVGQEFFQAADYIMPVPLHRWRLFKRQYNQATLLARAVSSLVDRPVLTNCLIRKKATQSQGHKTIKERKKNVKQAFEVINPDIIKGKTVVLIDDVWTTGATIDACTKTLKKSGADRVFVLTLARVVKEF
- a CDS encoding glutathione S-transferase N-terminal domain-containing protein; this translates as MKKFILGAFALSMISACDARRNQPLPQDTVVNSDKKEAEVVIYTSDLCSWCTSAKDILNEQKIAYREINVRGNKKLIDEMEAKTGKRTVPQIVINGEHIGSYLSLASESMSGDLDKRLGRDKKEA